Proteins co-encoded in one Zalophus californianus isolate mZalCal1 chromosome 9, mZalCal1.pri.v2, whole genome shotgun sequence genomic window:
- the LOC113922850 gene encoding small nuclear ribonucleoprotein E-like — protein MAYYGQSQKVQKMMVQPINLIFKYLQNRSRIQVWLYEQVNMRIEGYIIGFDEYMNLVLDDVKEIHSKTKSRKQLGWIMLKGDNITLLQSVSN, from the coding sequence ATGGCGTACTATGGCCAGAGCCAAAAAGTGCAGAAGATGATGGTTCAGCCCATCAACCTCATCTTCAAATACTTGCAAAATAGATCTCGAATTCAGGTGTGGCTTTATGAGCAAGTGAACATGCGAATAGAGGGCTATATCATTGGTTTTGATGAGTATATGAACCTCGTATTAGATGATGTTAAAGAGATTCATTCTAAaacaaagtcaagaaaacaacTGGGTTGGATCATGCTAAAAGGAGATAATATTACCCTGCTCCAAAGTGTCTCCAACTAG